The following are encoded together in the Pseudomonas maumuensis genome:
- a CDS encoding DASH complex subunit Dad3 yields the protein MRIQLSLSDRAVRDAKAYMANPDPEHAIESLIDSYGVLVADIRKLRSRVRQLDDESAELDGLVEKLRSVAALIQDL from the coding sequence ATGCGCATCCAACTCTCGCTCTCTGATCGCGCCGTGCGCGATGCTAAGGCCTACATGGCCAACCCTGACCCTGAGCATGCCATCGAGTCGCTGATTGATTCGTATGGCGTCCTGGTGGCCGACATTCGCAAGCTGCGCTCCAGGGTTCGTCAGCTCGATGACGAATCCGCCGAGCTGGATGGCCTGGTTGAAAAGCTGAGATCTGTCGCCGCGCTGATCCAGGATCTCTAA